A single genomic interval of Lathyrus oleraceus cultivar Zhongwan6 chromosome 7, CAAS_Psat_ZW6_1.0, whole genome shotgun sequence harbors:
- the LOC127103955 gene encoding leucine-rich repeat extensin-like protein 2: MDSQQQSVYNFSQQMDSNEQAPSSSNPNPIVNGVVSTPIYKNPHILDRELHINLATPFEKLEVLCESLVDFQNMRRNGIDLAEELKNQGWGNYFQRLYGPVYTNLVKELWRFADADDHYIVSYVLGDKMVITEKSIAALLGMEKDGGRRIYNINPRAKYLSHEINPTIFKQNAEGNHSKNEEQHQNLRQGVDISGFNISQLLDEPPNFMKRPRGPSEKAKKAKKAKQGESSGSRPPVPLTESSGKSVSLAPSVQLKTIASSIPKPPPIYTTSDTPPLTTRTSTQPSQKFNLATTTLPISEADMLKETTSPSSSSSPESPPYYNISTDTEPSDLPSPNLAQLQTRALASQQPTQSTPEPEVTSSPTEQPNPTTSNPPPSETTHAETQPPHSDTPPPYTFAEPQTPTLNLSPLTSPPQPLNLKTPFQPLRKQ, encoded by the exons ATGGATTCACAACAACAATCAGTGtataacttctctcaacagatggaTTCAAACGAacaagctccaagttcaagcaaCCCAAACCCAATAGTTAATGGTGTTGTCTCAACTCCCATCTACAAAAAtcctcacattcttgatcgtgagctACATATCAACCTTGCAACACCGTTTGAGAAACTGGAAGTTCTGTGTGAATCACTGGTGGATTTCCAAAACATGCGAAGAAATGGTATTGACCTCGCTGAAGAACTGAAGaatcaaggttggggaaactacttccaacGTCTGTATGGTCCAGTTTACACAAACCTAGTGAAGGAATTATGGAGATTCGCTGACGCTGACGATCACtacatcgtctcctatgttctgggagaTAAGATGGTGATCACTGAGAAGTCCATTGCTGCTCTTTTGggcatggagaaagatggaggaagaaggatttacaacattaatcctagggCAAAATATTTGTCCCATGAGATTAATCCAACTATCTTCAAACAGAACGCTGAAGGCAACCACTCCAAGAACGAGGAACaacatcagaacctccgg CAAGGAGTAGATATCTCAGGTTTCAACATAAGCCAGCTGCTAGACGAGCCTCCTAACTTCATGAAGCGACCACGGGGACCATCTGAGAAGGCAAAGAAAGCGAAGAAAGCGAAGCAGGGAGAATCCtccggatcaagacctccagTACCTCTGACTGAatcttctggtaagtctgttTCTCTCGCTCCTTCTGTACAACTGAAGACCATTGCTTCCTCTATCCCTAAACCACCACCCATTTATACCACCTCAGACACTCCTCCCTTAACCACCAGAACATCTACCCAACCATCACAGaaattcaaccttgccaccaCAACCTTACCCATTTCAGAAGCAGATATGCTAAAGGAAACAACCTCaccctcttcatcttcttctccagAATCACCCCCCTACTATAACATTTCCACAGATACTGAACCATCTGACCTTCCCTCTCCAAATCTGGCTCAGCTCCAAACACGTGCTCTGGCCTCACAACAGCCAACACAATCCACACCTGAACCAGAAGTCACCTCAtcacccacagaacaaccaaaccCAACCACATCTAACCCTCCACCATCTGAAACAACTCACGCTGAAACTCAACCACCCCACTCTGACACACCCCCACCATATACATTTGCTGAACCACAAACTCCCACACTCAACCTAAGTCCTCTTACTTCTCCACCCCAGCCTTTGAACCTGAAAACACCCTTCCAACCCTTGAGGAAGCAATAA